From the Hevea brasiliensis isolate MT/VB/25A 57/8 chromosome 15, ASM3005281v1, whole genome shotgun sequence genome, one window contains:
- the LOC131174121 gene encoding probable leucine-rich repeat receptor-like protein kinase At1g35710 codes for MAFSLIKRLPFILTIFIVLLFSSNVVLAFASNKSAVQMKGQEVDALLKWKDSLDEPTNCLLCSWNFVHHNSTSSDLKADINTSPCQWVGITCDESGHVIHIDLSFSGLGGTLQFFNFSSFPNLISLDLSHNFLHGSIPPHISNLSKLMYLDLAVNNFSGNVPSEIGLMASLRCLLVHYNQIAGSLPWTIGMLKSLDVFVFSYNNLTGPIPASIGNLIELRALNLRYNKLSGSIPREIGKLRSLSAAFLSHNKLTGRLPASIGNLGKLTILHLHDNRLSGLIPMEIGMLISLKELVLTNNSLTGPIPATLGNLKNLTSLYIVNNKLTGFIPKELESLKCLRELCLHSNSLQGPIPTSIGNLSILEFLDLGFNKLSGFIPPEVLLLKSLNWIGLNDNGLTGSIPASVANLGSIEFLYLYHNHLSGTIPLELGKLQSLIELDLSTNNLSGPIPASIRNLSNLTLLYLHNNMLSGSIPSTIGNLTKLTELELSINHFSG; via the coding sequence ATGGCATTCTCACTAATTAAAAGATTGCCTTTCATCCTTACCATCTTCATTGTACTGTTATTTTCTTCCAATGTTGTTTTAGCTTTTGCTTCTAATAAATCAGCTGTCCAGATGAAAGGACAAGAAGTAGACGCTCTTCTCAAATGGAAAGACAGCCTTGACGAGCCCACTAATTGCCTCCTTTGCTCTTGGAATTTTGTTCATCATAACTCCACTTCTTCTGATCTCAAAGCTGACATCAATACTTCCCCTTGCCAATGGGTTGGGATCACTTGTGATGAATCTGGACATGTCATACACATAGACCTTTCCTTCAGTGGTTTGGGAGGTACTTTACAATTCTTCAACTTCTCATCTTTCCCTAACCTTATCAGCCTTGACCTTTCTCACAACTTTCTCCATGGAAGCATTCCCCCCCACATCAGTAACCTTTCCAAGCTCATGTATCTAGACTTGGCTGTTAATAATTTCTCTGGTAATGTACCATCTGAGATAGGTTTGATGGCAAGTCTTCGCTGCTTGCTTGTCCACTATAATCAGATTGCTGGATCTCTACCTTGGACGATAGGGATGTTAAAATCTCTCGACGTGTTTGTTTTTTCTTACAACAATCTGACAGGTCCTATTCCTGCTTCTATAGGAAATTTGATTGAACTAAGAGCTCTAAACCTTCGTTACAACAAACTTTCTGGTTCAATCCCTCGGGAAATTGGAAAGTTGAGGTCACTCAGTGCTGCCTTTTTGTCTCACAACAAGCTCACAGGTCGACTTCCTGCTTCCATAGGAAATTTGGGCAAACTTACCATTCTACACCTTCATGACAACAGACTGTCTGGTTTAATTCCTATGGAAATAGGAATGTTAATATCCCTTAAAGAACTTGTTTTGACAAACAACAGTCTCACAGGTCCTATTCCAGCTACTTTGGGAAACCTGAAAAATTTAACTTCCCTTTATATTGTAAACAACAAGCTTACTGGATTCATTCCCAAAGAATTAGAGTCACTAAAATGTCTTCGTGAGCTTTGTTTGCATTCTAATAGTCTTCAAGGTCCAATTCCCACTTCTATAGGAAACTTGAGCATCCTAGAATTTTTAGACCTTGGTTTCAACAAGCTTTCAGGATTCATCCCTCCAGAAGTTCTATTGCTGAAATCCCTGAATTGGATTGGACTGAATGACAATGGCTTAACAGGTTCAATTCCTGCTTCTGTTGCAAATTTAGGCAGTATAGAATTTCTATACCTTTATCATAATCATCTTTCTGGAACTATCCCTCTTGAATTAGGAAAGCTGCAATCTCTTATTGAGCTTGACCTGTCAACAAACAATCTCAGCGGTCCCATCCCCGCATCTATAAGAAATTTGAGCAACTTAACTCTTCTGTACCTTCATAACAACATGCTTTCTGGATCAATTCCTTCCACCATAGGGAACTTAACCAAGCTCACAGAGTTGGAACTATCAatcaatcatttttctggctaa
- the LOC131173776 gene encoding histone-lysine N-methyltransferase family member SUVH9-like, whose translation MGSFVPFQDLNLSQSPSAPSINIAAINPPPILIPKIDPKLKPLDILVATPQPQEPQDSLFPDFTPNIFSNSEHTPHSQSSSFSFSEEKDAYSEYHRIFELIRNEFTERLEEKHDDISVLDPDSRAIVSGNENNSISSVVVTRPPRRYPKRSSELVRWANLGIEDQRYFRDSVRRTRMLYDALRIFSVLEEEKRRGNSLNRRARGDVLASSEMRAHGLWLNRDKRIVGPLPGVEVGDVFFSRMELCMIGLHGKTQAGIDYLPASQSLNGQPIATSIIVSGGYEDNEDSGDMLIYTGHGGQDKFSRQCMQQKLEGGNLALERSMHYGIEVRVIRGFKYARSFNKIYVYDGLYKIHDCWFDVGRSGFGVYKYKLLRIEGQPEMGSSILRFAQSLRTSPLSARPTGYLSLDISNKKENMPVMLFNDIDNHHDPLCYEYLVRTVFPSFAFNHVSNGTGCECVSGCIDGCFCSRKNGGEFAYDQNGFLLRGKPIVFECGAFCRCPLSCRNRVTQKGLKNRLEIFRSREKGWGVRSLDLIRAGAFICEYAGVVLTREQAEVFTMNGDNLIYPSRFSQKWVEWGNLSKIYPGYVCPSYPSIPPLDFALDVSRMRNVASYVSHSSTPNVLVQFVLYDHNNLMFPHLMLFAMENIPPLRKLSLDYGVVDE comes from the coding sequence ATGGGGTCTTTTGTCCCATTTCAAGACCTCAACCTCTCTCAATCTCCATCTGCGCCGTCCATCAACATCGCCGCCATTAACCCGCCTCCTATTTTAATCCCAAAGATTGATCCTAAACTTAAGCCGCTTGACATTCTTGTTGCGACACCTCAGCCCCAAGAACCTCAGGACTCTTTGTTTCCCGATTTTACCCCTAACATTTTCTCTAATTCCGAACATACCCCTCACTCGCAATCCTCCAGCTTCTCCTTCTCTGAAGAAAAGGATGCCTACTCCGAATATCATAGAATCTTCGAGCTCATTCGCAATGAATTCACCGAACGCTTGGAGGAAAAGCACGACGACATTTCAGTGTTAGACCCGGATTCTCGCGCGATCGTCTCTGGCAATGAAAACAATAGCATCTCCTCGGTTGTCGTCACCCGACCTCCTCGTCGATACCCGAAGCGCTCTTCTGAGCTTGTCCGCTGGGCAAACCTTGGAATCGAGGACCAACGGTATTTCCGGGACTCCGTTCGTCGAACCCGTATGCTATATGATGCCCTCCGCATATTCTCCGTATTGGAGGAAGAGAAACGTCGTGGCAACAGCCTCAACCGCCGGGCCCGAGGCGATGTCCTGGCCTCCTCTGAGATGCGTGCCCACGGGCTCTGGCTCAACCGTGATAAACGGATTGTGGGGCCCCTCCCTGGAGTTGAAGTTGGGGATGTATTCTTTTCCCGGATGGAATTGTGTATGATTGGATTGCATGGAAAAACCCAAGCAGGTATTGATTACCTTCCGGCAAGCCAGAGCTTGAATGGGCAACCCATTGCAACAAGCATAATTGTTTCAGGTGGCTATGAGGACAATGAGGATTCCGGAGATATGTTAATCTACACGGGGCACGGTGGACAGGATAAGTTTTCGAGGCAATGTATGCAACAGAAGCTCGAAGGAGGGAATTTAGCATTGGAGAGGAGTATGCATTATGGGATTGAGGTAAGAGTGATTAGAGGTTTTAAATATGCAAGGAGTTTTAATAAGATTTACGTTTATGATGGTTTGTATAAAATTCATGATTGTTGGTTTGATGTGGGGAGATCTGGGTTTGGCGTTTACAAGTATAAGCTGTTGAGGATTGAAGGGCAACCGGAAATGGGTAGTTCCATTTTGAGGTTTGCACAGAGTTTGAGGACTAGTCCATTGAGTGCGAGGCCTACGGGTTATCTTAGTCTTGATATTTCCAATAAGAAGGAGAATATGCCAGTGATGTTGTTTAATGATATTGATAATCATCATGATCCTCTCTGTTATGAGTATCTGGTGAGGACAGTGTTTCCATCCTTTGCATTTAATCATGTAAGTAACGGGACAGGGTGTGAGTGTGTTTCAGGTTGTATTGATGGTTGTTTTTGCTCGAGGAAGAATGGGGGAGAGTTTGCTTATGATCAGAATGGTTTCTTATTGAGAGGGAAACCGATAGTATTTGAATGTGGAGCTTTTTGTAGGTGCCCACTAAGTTGCCGGAACCGTGTAACTCAAAAGGGGTTGAAAAATAGACTGGAGATCTTTAGGTCAAGGGAGAAAGGTTGGGGAGTTAGGTCATTGGATTTGATACGTGCTGGTGCATTTATATGTGAATATGCAGGGGTTGTTCTTACAAGAGAGCAAGCTGAGGTTTTCACAATGAATGGCGATAATTTGATTTATCCAAGTAGATTTTCTCAAAAGTGGGTTGAATGGGGGAATTTATCTAAGATATATCCTGGTTATGTGTGTCCATCTTATCCATCTATTCCACCTTTGGATTTTGCATTGGATGTGTCGAGAATGAGGAATGTTGCTTCTTATGTGAGCCACAGTTCAACTCCAAATGTGCTGGTGCAGTTTGTATTGTATGATCACAATAATTTGATGTTCCCTCACCTCATGCTCTTTGCAATGGAGAACATTCCTCCTTTGAGGAAGCTTAGCCTTGATTATGGTGTGGTTGATGAGTGA
- the LOC110641061 gene encoding uncharacterized protein LOC110641061 — MDIQQSWRVRLSFKNATIVLTIFNVITALFLLQGFLSSASYSNNRLLSNQFNSVQLRYIKESEEIRLARQPWALIKRVKEIEQEAYAEPEVVQQKDTKQTAAVDLSKRLKDLRSINDAASLKALEEWRKRKMERARLREREKNGTGTSQA, encoded by the exons ATGGACATACAGCAGTCATGGAGGGTGAGATTGTCCTTCAAGAACGCGACGATTGTCTTGACAATATTCAATGTGATCACTGCCCTTTTCTTGCTCCAGGGCTTTCTCTCCTCTGCCTCTTACAGCAACAACAGACTCTTATCTAACCAATTTAATTCAG TTCAGCTGAGGTACATCAAGGAGTCTGAAGAAATACGCCTTGCCAGGCAaccttgggcactgataaaaaga GTGAAGGAAATTGAACAGGAAGCATATGCAGAACCAGAAGTAGTACAACAGAAAGATACAAAGCAAACTGCTGCTGTTGATCTTTCTAAAAGATTAAAGGATTTGCGTTCTATTAATGATGCTGCCAGCTTGAAAG CTCTGGAGGAATGGCGTAAAAGAAAGATGGAACGAGCCAGACTACGGGAACGGGAGAAGAATGGAACAGGGACCTCTCAAGCTTGA
- the LOC131168852 gene encoding uncharacterized protein LOC131168852 gives MEEISETAKAYYANLSDKEKRLATDLFKAIDVNGDGKISFDEYAQYLKQKGFKTISSPDFFRKLDKDGNGTLDFDEFVTVHYICSSERVFSCDGCKVFLDGVYFTCFQCFNGPGNTYDLCCACYRDKNVNHHKDAVFLDNYTLLQAKRQQNKDQYKNEGVSEVVELAAAGIETTSNVISLCNQM, from the exons ATGGAGGAGATATCAGAGACGGCTAAAGCTTACTATGCAAACTTGTCAGACAAAGAGAAACGATTGGCAACCGATCTTTTCAAAGCAATTGATGTAAACGGAGATGGGAAAATTAGTTTCGACGAATATGCGCAATACCTGAAGCAGAAGGGCTTTAAAACGATTTCTTCTCCTGACTTCTTCAGAAAGCTAGACAAGGATGGTAATGGCACCTTGGATTTCGATGAATTTGTCACTGTGCACTACATATGTTCGAGCGAAAGAGTTTTCTCTTGCGACGGGTGCAAAGTCTTTCTCGATGGTGTTTACTTTACATGCTTTCAATGCTTTAATGGTCCTGGTAATACCTATGATCTTTGCTGTGCTTGTTATCGAGATAAAAATGTGAATCATCACAAGGATGCTGTGTTTCTTGATAATTATACACTGCTACAAGCCAAGAGGCAGCAGAATAAGGATCAG TACAAAAATGAAGGAGTTTCAGAGGTTGTTGAACTTGCAGCCGCTGGTATTGAAACTACATCCAATGTTATCAGCTTATGCAACCAAATGTAA
- the LOC110641065 gene encoding MDIS1-interacting receptor like kinase 2-like, whose product MGNNSFVGSIPKSLKNCTSLIRVRLERNKLDGHISEDFGIYPNLKFIDLSYNRLHGELSQNWGHCRNLTLLKLSNNGISGGIPPELGKANQLQVLDLSQNCLVGNIPKELGALKLLFKLKLNNNKLSGNIPTELGMLSELTDLSLAVNDLRGLIPELKDCLKLQFLNLSKNRFSKSVPFQVGKLLSLQMLDLSYNLLEGEIPPELGYLRDLETLNLSHNELSGSIPSTFSEMLSLTAVDISFNKLEGPLPNNKAFSWAPVAALTNNKGLCGNNPCFKACPSTKISRLSRKDGNKAIVLIAVPLSSTLVLVFVLSGVVALVGKRAGIADEAKEEGKDNIFAICSYDGKVVHESYDGKVVHESIMAATERFSSKHCIGVGGCGTVYKAELPTGQVVAVKKLHQHEGIEMSNLKAFTSEICALTKTRHRNIVKFHGFCLHAQYLYLVYEFLGGGSLGKILQEKVKAEELKWITRINVVKGVASALTYMHHDRSPPIVHRDISSNNILMDSEQVAHISDFGTARILKLDSTRWTSFAGTLGYLAPELADSMEANEKCDVYSFGVVSLEVIMGRHPGDIILSLSTSTPSATYEILLKDTLDQRLPPPTNKEAAEVVSIVKLAFACLHANPGSRPTMQQVSQKLSMKVKALWKPFRMFTLGELL is encoded by the exons ATGGGCAATAATAGTTTTGTGGGTTCCATACCAAAAAGTTTGAAGAACTGCACAAGCTTAATCAGAGTTAGGCTTGAAAGAAATAAACTAGATGGACACATATCAGAAGATTTTGGCATATACCCAAATTTGAAATTCATTGATCTGAGCTACAATAGGTTGCATGGTGAGCTTTCTCAAAATTGGGGGCATTGTCGTAATCTGACACTCTTGAAATTGTCCAACAATGGAATTTCTGGTGGGATACCACCGGAGCTTGGGAAAGCAAATCAATTGCAGGTACTTGACCTCTCCCAAAATTGTCTGGTAGGGAATATTCCAAAGGAACTAGGGGCATTGAAGTTGTTGTTCAAACTTAAATTGAACAATAACAAACTTTCAGGTAATATTCCCACAGAACTTGGAATGTTATCCGAGCTTACTGATCTTAGCCTTGCAGTAAATGATCTCAGAGGATTGATTCCAGAACTGAAAGACTGCTTAAAACTACAGTTCTTGAACTTAAGCAAAAACAGGTTCAGTAAAAGTGTTCCATTTCAAGTTGGCAAGTTACTTTCTTTGCAAATGCTCGATCTAAGTTACAATTTGCTTGAAGGAGAGATACCACCGGAGCTTGGATATTTGCGTGACTTAGAGACATTAAATCTCTCCCACAATGAACTCTCAGGTTCCATCCCATCCACTTTCAGTGAAATGTTGAGCTTGACTGCTGTTGATATCTCCTTCAATAAATTGGAGGGTCCACTTCCCAACAATAAAGCCTTTAGCTGGGCACCAGTAGCGGCATTGACTAATAATAAAGGTTTATGTGGCAACAATCCTTGTTTTAAAGCTTGCCCTTCTACAAAGATAAGCAGATTGAGCAGAAAAGATGGCAACAAGGCAATTGTATTGATCGCAGTTCCTCTTTCAAGCACCTTAGTCCTTGTATTTGTCCTTTCTGGAGTTGTTGCTCTTGTTGGAAAAAGAGCCGGGATCGCAGATGAAGCCAAAGAAGAAGGAAAGGATAATATATTTGCAATATGCAGCTATGATGGGAAAGTTGTGCATGAGAGCTATGATGGGAAAGTTGTGCATGAAAGCATAATGGCAGCAACAGAGAGATTCAGCTCCAAGCATTGTATTGGAGTGGGAGGATGTGGGACTGTTTACAAAGCAGAGCTTCCAACTGGTCAGGTTGTTGCTGTGAAGAAGCTTCACCAACATGAAGGGATTGAAATGTCCAATTTAAAGGCTTTTACAAGTGAAATTTGTGCATTAACCAAAACAAGACACCGAAATATTGTGAAGTTCCATGGTTTCTGCTTGCATGCACAGTACTTATATTTGGTTTACGAGTTCCTTGGAGGAGGAAGCTTGGGAAAGATACTACAGGAGAAGGTAAAAGCCGAGGAGTTAAAATGGATCACAAGAATAAATGTTGTGAAAGGAGTGGCCAGTGCCTTAACTTATATGCACCATGATCGCTCACCCCCTATTGTTCATCGTGACATATCAAGCAACAATATATTGATGGATTCAGAGCAAGTGGCTCACATCTCCGACTTTGGCACAGCAAGGATTTTGAAGCTGGACTCTACCCGTTGGACATCTTTTGCTGGCACCCTTGGCTATTTGGCTCCAG aaCTTGCCGACAGCATGGAAGCAAATGAGAAGTGTGATGTGTATAGCTTTGGAGTGGTATCACTGGAAGTGATCATGGGAAGGCATCCAGGGGATATAATCCTGTCTCTATCAACATCAACACCATCAGCTACCTACGAAATTCTCCTGAAAGATACATTGGACCAACGCCTCCCACCACCCACAAATAAGGAAGCAGCGGAAGTAGTTTCCATAGTGAAATTAGCATTTGCTTGCCTCCATGCCAATCCAGGGTCTCGGCCAACCATGCAACAAGTATCTCAAAAGCTATCAATGAAAGTGAAAGCACTGTGGAAGCCATTCCGAATGTTTACTTTAGGAGAACTTTTGTAG